Proteins encoded in a region of the Piliocolobus tephrosceles isolate RC106 chromosome 18, ASM277652v3, whole genome shotgun sequence genome:
- the TTC39C gene encoding tetratricopeptide repeat protein 39C isoform X5 — protein sequence MAGSEQQRPRRRDDRDSDAAAAAAAPLQDAELALAGINMLLNNGFRESDQLFKQYRKSFLTSEKTSVLPGKTQRRL from the exons ATGGCCGGCTCGGAGCAGCAGCGGCCGCGGCGGCGGGACGACAGAGACTCGGAcgcggctgcggcggcggcggcgccccTGCAGGACGCGGAGCTGGCCCTGGCCGGCATCAACATGCTGCTCAACAACGGCTTCAGGGAGTCGGACCAGCTTTTCAAACAATACAG aaagaGTTTTTTGACTTCTGAGAAAACCTCGGTGCTTCCTGGAAAAACTCAAAGGCGCTTGTAA